DNA sequence from the Devosia lacusdianchii genome:
TCGGCGACATCCTGGGCGCTGCGCTCAAGGATCGCGACACCAAGTAATTTGGTGCATGCACAACTTCAGGGCCCGCGCTTCACAGCGCGGGCCTTTTGCTTTTTAAGAGAGGCATGAACAAAGCAATGCACTGGCGGGCCCTGACCACGCTCGACCTGCCGGCGGTCGAGACGATCGCTGCCGCTGTGCATCCCCACTTTCCCGAGGACACGACGATCTTCGCCGAACGCCAGCGGCTCTATCCCGATGGAACGCGGCTGCTCGAGGTGGATGGCGCCCCCGCCGGCTACGTCTTCTCCCACCCCTGGCATTTCCAGACGCTGCCGCCGCTCAACTCGCTGCTGGGCGCCATTCCCGCCGATGCCGACACCTACTACCTGCACGATCTGGCCCTGCTGCCGGCGGCGCGTGGCACCGGGGCGGCGGCCATGATCGTCGGCGATATCCTGCGCCATGCACGAAGCGCCGGCTTCGCCACGATGAGTCTTGTCGCCGTCAATGGCTCGCTGCCCTTCTGGCACAAGCACGGCTTCCGGGCGCAAACCGTGCCCGAATTGGCCGAAAAGCTCGCCAGCTACGAAGATGCCGCCCGCTTCATGGTCAAGCCTCTGGGCTGATCTGGCCCCGGCGCGTCGCAACGGTGACGATGCGCTCACTGGTGGTGTCTGCCCCGACCTCGGTGCCCAGGTCGTAGTCCGAGAAGAAGCGCACTGAGCCCCAGCCATTCTCCGCCATCAGCGCCTCGGCACTTGGCGGATCGTGCCCGGCCAGATCGAAGTCGATCTTGGTCGTTTCTCCCTGCCCGGCATAGGTCCAGCGGCACTTGATGGTTCGGTCTGCGCTGGCTCGGTAGCTTTCGTGCAGAGTGAAATGCGGCAACTGCACCTGCCGCTCCAGTGACCCCGCCTGTGCGATCCAGCGCCAGTTGAATGTATCGTAGATCAGGCTGGCTCCAGGCTGCGCCAGCGCGGCGCATTGGCGGAGAATGCTAGCCTCCGTGGCGTTGTCGAAATAGCCCAGCGACGTATAGGGCCGCACGATTGTGCTGAAGCTGTTGGCCGCGAAATGG
Encoded proteins:
- a CDS encoding GNAT family N-acetyltransferase; this translates as MNKAMHWRALTTLDLPAVETIAAAVHPHFPEDTTIFAERQRLYPDGTRLLEVDGAPAGYVFSHPWHFQTLPPLNSLLGAIPADADTYYLHDLALLPAARGTGAAAMIVGDILRHARSAGFATMSLVAVNGSLPFWHKHGFRAQTVPELAEKLASYEDAARFMVKPLG
- a CDS encoding class I SAM-dependent methyltransferase encodes the protein MTDWRDQMFINHPDRFAAIADARTIPPGFAAFIIGVSAATQRDRCLDLACGTGRFLPILHRIFSACVGFDYSAPLLRLAEKRVSGLDKISLVQGDMRKLQAHFAANSFSTIVRPYTSLGYFDNATEASILRQCAALAQPGASLIYDTFNWRWIAQAGSLERQVQLPHFTLHESYRASADRTIKCRWTYAGQGETTKIDFDLAGHDPPSAEALMAENGWGSVRFFSDYDLGTEVGADTTSERIVTVATRRGQISPEA